The region TGAGGAGGACAGACGGTGAGCATGGCGACGCTCGTCCGCCATCACCGGATCACCGTTGCAGGCGTCGAGACCTTCTACCGCGAGGCCGGCCCGCAGGATGCGCCGGTCCTGCTGCTGCCGCACGGCTATCCCTGCTCTTCTTACGAATTTCGCAATCTCATGCCGCGTCTTGCCGACCGCTGGCGGCTGATCGCGCCGGATTTTCCAGGCGCCGGCTACAGCGGCACACCGGATGATTTCGACTATAGCTTCGGTGGTTACGCCGCCTGGCTGGAGGCCTTCGTCGCGGCGAAACAGGTCGAACGTTTCGCCCTCTATCTCCACGATTTCGGCTCGCCGATCGGAACGCGGCTGGCGATCAGAAACCCCTGGCGCATCGCGGCGCTCGTCATCCAGAACGGCGATATTCCCTATGAAGACGCGCTGGGGCCGAAATATGCGGAGATCGAAGCGACCTGGGAACTTCCGCGAGCCGAAATGAGGGAGGCGCTGGCCGAGGCGATCAGCGAGGAGAGCTTCCGCGAGGAGTTTCTCAACGACCTGCCGCCGCTTCTGGCCGACACGATCCCGCCGGATCTCTGGAGGCTGCACTGGTCGCTGATCACGCCGCGGCGCAGGGAAATCGCCATCGACCTGATCGCCGGATTGAAGGAGAACCGCGCCTGGTTTCCCGAGCACCGGACCTATCTCAGGGCATACCGGCCGCCGACCCTGATCGTCTGGGGGCCGAACGACCACTACATGCCGGAAAAATCGGCGCGGGCTTATCTTCGCGATCTGCCGGAGGCCGAACTGCATCTGCTCGGCGGCGGCCACTGGCTGCTCGAGACACATCTCGATGAGGTCGCA is a window of Rhizobium lentis DNA encoding:
- a CDS encoding alpha/beta fold hydrolase, encoding MATLVRHHRITVAGVETFYREAGPQDAPVLLLPHGYPCSSYEFRNLMPRLADRWRLIAPDFPGAGYSGTPDDFDYSFGGYAAWLEAFVAAKQVERFALYLHDFGSPIGTRLAIRNPWRIAALVIQNGDIPYEDALGPKYAEIEATWELPRAEMREALAEAISEESFREEFLNDLPPLLADTIPPDLWRLHWSLITPRRREIAIDLIAGLKENRAWFPEHRTYLRAYRPPTLIVWGPNDHYMPEKSARAYLRDLPEAELHLLGGGHWLLETHLDEVAALMRDFLGRVHT